The following coding sequences lie in one Rutidosis leptorrhynchoides isolate AG116_Rl617_1_P2 chromosome 6, CSIRO_AGI_Rlap_v1, whole genome shotgun sequence genomic window:
- the LOC139854270 gene encoding cytochrome b5-like, with the protein MTSDNKVVSFEEVSKHNRKTDCWLIISGKVYDVTAFLDDHPGGDDVLVLATEKDATEDFEGVGHSQDAKDMLKDYYVGELDTNTLTRGYKYKSYSKTASSNQDSESSSTIKLTFLLPILSVILAYVLYYFSKKEV; encoded by the exons ATGACATCTGACAACAAAGTTGTTTCATTTGAAGAGGTTTCAAAGCACAACCGGAAAACTGATTGCTGGCTTATTATCTCTGGAAAG GTGTATGATGTAACCGCTTTTCTGGATGACCATCCTGGAGGCGATGACGTACTGGTATTAGCAACTG AGAAGGATGCAACCGAAGATTTCGAAGGTGTGGGCCACAGTCAAGATGCGAAAGACATGTTGAAAGATTACTACGTTGGTGAACTCGATACCAATACACTGACTCGGGGATACAAATATAAATCGTATTCTAAAACTGCTTCTTCCAACCAAGATTCCGAAAGTTCATCTACCATCAAGTTAACGTTTCTTTTACCGATATTATCCGTGATTTTAGCATATGTTCTCTATTACTTCTCCAAGAAAGAAGTCTAA